The DNA segment TTCGCGGCGAGGAAGCGGAAGAAGCAGTCGAAGACGTCCGTGAAGATGGACAGGAGCTTCTTGTCCTCGGGGACCTCCACGCGCAGTCGCTCGACCGTCGGCGGCAGCACCGCGTCCGGGTCCATGACCGCGATCTCCTCGGCGATGTCCTTGTAGATCGCGCGCTCGACGACGCCGTCCTTGAGGGCCAGGATGACGTTCTCGCCGTGCGGCATGTAGACGAGGTCGTAGGCGTAGAAGCTGTGCAGCAGCGGGGTGTAGTACGCCTTGAGGTAGCGGCGCAGCCACTCCACCGGCGTCAGCCCCGACTGCGCGATCAGCGCGCCCGCGAAGGACGCGCCCTCGTCGTCGACGTGGACGAGGGAGGCCATGGTGGCCAGCGACTCGCCCTCCTTGAGGGACGCGACGGGGCTCTCGCGCCACAGGGCCGCCAGCATCTTGCGGTACGGCGAGTAGCGGTCCGTGGCCGCCTCGTACTCCAGGTGCCGGTAGCCGACGGCGGCCCGCTCGCGGATGATCGACAGGCCGGTGTCGCGCAGTACCGGGTCGTTGTCGATGAGCTGGGCGAGCCAGTCGTTGATGGCCGGGGTCGCCTCCATGTACGCCGCCGAGAGGCCGCGCATGAAGCCCATGTTGATGACGGACAGGGCCGTCTTCACGTAGTGCTTCTCGGGGCTGGACCGGTTGAAGAAGGTCCGGATCGACTGCTGGGCCAGGTACTCGTCGTCGCCCTCGCCGACGCAGACGAGGTGCCCTCGGGCGACCTCGGCGGCGAAGGTGACAGTGAGCTTGTTCCACCACTGCCAGGGGTGGACGGGGATGAGGAGGTAGTCGGCGGGGTCGAGGTCCTGGTCGCGCAGGACGCCGTTGAAGCGCTCGACGGTCTCCTCGCCCAGCTCCTGCCGTACGAAGGACTCGTACTCGATGCCGACACCGGCCGTGAAGGCCGCCCGGTCGCGGTGCGCGGCCAGCCAGACCAGCCGGACGGGGCTCGCGGTCTCGGGGGCGTACGACAGGTACTCGTGGATGCCGAAGCCGAGACGCCCGTTGTTGGCGACGAAGCAGGGATGGCCCTCGGTCATGCCGGTCTCGATGGCCTGGAAGTCACTCTTCACCAGCTCGGCGACCGGGACCTGCGGCTTGGTGAGCTTGTAGCAGGTGCCCGAGAGGGTGGAGGATATCTCCTCCAGGTACACCGGCAGGACCTCGTCGCTCAGGCCCAGGGACTTCTGCAGCTCGATGAAGAAGTCCAGGGCGGCGAGCGGGAGTTCCGCGCCGTCCCGGTGGCGGGTGATCGAGTCGGCGTCGACCTGCCAGTGGTCGAGGGCCCGGATCACCGCCTTGAAGGTGTACCGCGTCAGACCGTCGTCGCTGCGGACGACGTACTCGCCGGCGCCGGTGGCCTCCGGCGTGATGAGCCGCTCGTGGGCGAACTCGGCGAGGCCCTTGCGGATCAGGAGGCGGTTGGCCCGCGCCCAGCGGTGGGGGGACAGGTGCGCTACGGCGTCGGACAGGGTCATACAGCTACTCCTCGGG comes from the Streptomyces sp. NBC_00443 genome and includes:
- a CDS encoding IucA/IucC family protein, with product MTLSDAVAHLSPHRWARANRLLIRKGLAEFAHERLITPEATGAGEYVVRSDDGLTRYTFKAVIRALDHWQVDADSITRHRDGAELPLAALDFFIELQKSLGLSDEVLPVYLEEISSTLSGTCYKLTKPQVPVAELVKSDFQAIETGMTEGHPCFVANNGRLGFGIHEYLSYAPETASPVRLVWLAAHRDRAAFTAGVGIEYESFVRQELGEETVERFNGVLRDQDLDPADYLLIPVHPWQWWNKLTVTFAAEVARGHLVCVGEGDDEYLAQQSIRTFFNRSSPEKHYVKTALSVINMGFMRGLSAAYMEATPAINDWLAQLIDNDPVLRDTGLSIIRERAAVGYRHLEYEAATDRYSPYRKMLAALWRESPVASLKEGESLATMASLVHVDDEGASFAGALIAQSGLTPVEWLRRYLKAYYTPLLHSFYAYDLVYMPHGENVILALKDGVVERAIYKDIAEEIAVMDPDAVLPPTVERLRVEVPEDKKLLSIFTDVFDCFFRFLAANLAAEGILEEDDFWRTVAEVTRDYQHSVPELADKFKQYDMFAPEFALSCLNRLQLRNNKQMVDLADPAGALQLVGNLKNPIAGL